Proteins encoded in a region of the Methylosinus trichosporium OB3b genome:
- a CDS encoding glycosyltransferase, translated as MLRRLAIMIGVRLGRGLPHFDAEYYAAAYPDVAAAGIDPLAHFLRHGWREGRNPSWSFHTLYYRDENPSCGRRENPLLHYLANKHAQPLRVFPETEEELIELQKRVVAGHFDEDFYRLKYLGGALDCDALDHYLRSGWRLGFDPSADFSTNNYLDANSHARAAKVSPLYHHVATRSMAAQAPRVAPARANIAAALAPEFDAGFYLRANPDVAAQKLDPLAHYIERGWREGRDPSAVFWTSYYLSSNPDVRAAGENPFHHYITRGRGEGRKPNPVGALAWPKPTAPAAQEWNGVRPARQVANAEVDVIVPVYRGYDETLASLHAVLAHAQQTPFNLVVVNDRSPEPALTDALRDLSSRGLFDYLENEENLGFVRSVNKALERRGSRDVVILNSDAIVHGDWIDRLLAHARSDARIATITPFSNNATICSYPVSNRDNMLALEASPAELDDFAKACNVGARSVAPTGVGFCMYMRGAVIDAIGGFDAEAFGHGYGEECDFCRRAAEAGHVNVIAHDVFVYHAGQVSFAERAKTERAANQRALADKHPDYPMRVALYIRADPALEARIRLDLYRLAKSLRRRVAVMVTHAIRGGVATHVDDLAKRLDDEGFDVLLMKLGASRGDDITIETRGASIYAPSLAALSIARHARTIEDFFAWARPEIIHVHSFVGLDWPSTLSLMSIIERAAPGYFCTLHDYTALCHRHHLVTPQGDYCAERRIDICRACVAADKEHAPIVDPAEREARYGAFYEKAKSIFAPSRDAAARLAHAYPNVRTELRPHVYAPPALREPEPPIDAPLRIAVIGAITLHKGARLLHALALDARRRDLPLRYRIIGSSVLKSELEDEGVVETGHYPSEDAGLALVEQWRPHFAFFPSIWPETFCYTLSLALAAGVPPVVFDIGAPAERLRELDQGQILDLALAETPAALNDAILALPVDALWKKRGPYTSRSYPRLVEDYYGVRA; from the coding sequence ATGCTGCGACGACTGGCGATCATGATCGGCGTGCGGCTCGGCCGCGGCCTCCCGCATTTCGACGCGGAGTATTACGCCGCGGCCTATCCGGACGTCGCCGCCGCCGGAATCGATCCTCTCGCCCATTTTCTGAGGCACGGCTGGCGCGAAGGACGCAATCCGTCCTGGAGCTTTCACACGCTCTATTATCGCGACGAGAACCCGAGCTGCGGACGGCGCGAGAATCCGCTGCTGCATTATCTCGCCAATAAGCACGCGCAGCCGCTGCGCGTGTTTCCGGAAACGGAAGAGGAGCTGATCGAGCTGCAGAAGCGCGTCGTCGCCGGCCATTTCGACGAAGACTTCTATCGGCTGAAATATCTCGGCGGCGCCCTCGATTGCGATGCGCTCGATCATTATCTGCGCAGCGGATGGCGCCTCGGCTTCGATCCATCCGCCGATTTCTCGACCAATAACTATCTCGACGCCAACAGCCATGCGCGCGCCGCCAAGGTCAGCCCGCTCTATCATCACGTCGCGACGCGCTCGATGGCCGCGCAGGCGCCGCGCGTGGCGCCCGCCCGCGCAAATATCGCCGCGGCGCTCGCGCCGGAGTTCGATGCGGGTTTCTATCTGCGCGCCAATCCCGATGTGGCGGCGCAGAAGCTCGACCCGCTCGCGCATTACATCGAGCGCGGCTGGCGCGAGGGGCGCGATCCGAGCGCCGTGTTCTGGACGTCCTATTATCTCTCGAGCAATCCCGACGTGCGCGCCGCGGGCGAAAATCCGTTCCATCATTATATCACGCGCGGGCGCGGCGAAGGGCGCAAGCCCAACCCCGTCGGCGCGCTGGCCTGGCCGAAGCCGACGGCGCCGGCCGCGCAGGAGTGGAACGGCGTCCGTCCCGCGAGACAGGTCGCGAACGCCGAGGTCGATGTGATCGTGCCCGTCTATCGCGGCTATGACGAGACGCTGGCGAGCCTTCACGCCGTGCTCGCCCATGCGCAGCAGACGCCGTTCAATCTCGTCGTCGTCAATGATCGCAGTCCCGAGCCGGCGCTGACCGATGCGCTGCGCGATCTTTCTTCACGCGGCCTCTTCGACTATCTCGAGAACGAGGAAAATCTCGGCTTCGTGCGCAGCGTCAACAAGGCGCTGGAGCGGCGCGGATCGCGCGATGTCGTCATTCTCAACTCCGACGCCATCGTCCATGGCGACTGGATCGACCGTCTGCTCGCCCATGCGCGCAGCGACGCGCGCATCGCGACCATCACACCCTTCTCGAACAACGCCACCATCTGCAGCTATCCGGTCTCCAATCGCGACAATATGCTGGCGCTCGAAGCGTCGCCCGCCGAGCTCGACGATTTCGCCAAGGCCTGCAACGTCGGCGCGCGCAGCGTCGCGCCGACCGGCGTCGGCTTCTGCATGTATATGCGCGGCGCCGTCATCGACGCCATCGGCGGCTTCGACGCCGAGGCCTTCGGCCATGGCTATGGCGAGGAATGCGATTTCTGCCGGCGCGCCGCCGAGGCCGGCCATGTCAATGTGATCGCGCATGACGTCTTCGTCTATCATGCGGGGCAGGTGTCCTTCGCCGAGCGCGCCAAGACCGAGCGCGCCGCCAATCAGCGCGCGCTCGCCGACAAGCATCCCGATTATCCGATGCGCGTCGCGCTCTATATCCGCGCCGATCCGGCGCTGGAGGCGCGCATCCGGCTCGATCTCTATCGGCTGGCGAAGAGCCTTCGCCGCCGCGTCGCGGTGATGGTCACTCACGCCATTCGCGGCGGCGTCGCCACCCATGTCGACGATCTCGCGAAGCGCCTCGACGACGAAGGCTTCGACGTGCTGCTGATGAAGCTCGGCGCCAGCCGCGGCGATGACATCACGATCGAGACGCGCGGCGCGTCGATCTATGCGCCCTCGCTCGCCGCATTGTCGATCGCGCGCCATGCGCGCACGATCGAGGATTTTTTCGCCTGGGCGCGGCCGGAGATTATTCATGTCCATTCCTTCGTCGGATTGGACTGGCCGTCGACTCTGAGCCTCATGTCGATCATCGAGCGCGCCGCGCCGGGCTATTTTTGCACGCTGCATGATTACACCGCGCTCTGCCATCGCCATCATCTGGTGACGCCGCAGGGCGATTATTGCGCCGAGCGCCGCATCGACATTTGCCGCGCCTGCGTCGCCGCCGACAAGGAACATGCGCCGATCGTCGATCCGGCCGAGCGGGAAGCGCGTTACGGCGCCTTTTATGAAAAAGCGAAGAGCATATTCGCGCCCTCGCGCGACGCCGCCGCACGGCTCGCTCATGCCTATCCGAATGTGCGGACGGAGCTGCGTCCGCATGTTTACGCGCCGCCGGCGCTGCGCGAGCCGGAGCCGCCGATCGACGCGCCGCTGCGCATCGCGGTGATCGGCGCGATCACTTTGCACAAGGGCGCGCGGCTGCTGCATGCGCTGGCGCTCGACGCGCGGCGCCGCGATCTGCCGCTGCGCTATCGCATCATCGGCTCCTCGGTGCTGAAGTCGGAGCTCGAGGATGAAGGCGTCGTCGAGACAGGCCATTATCCGAGCGAGGACGCCGGCCTCGCTCTCGTCGAGCAATGGCGCCCGCACTTCGCCTTCTTCCCCTCCATCTGGCCGGAGACCTTCTGCTACACGCTGTCGCTGGCGCTCGCGGCCGGGGTTCCGCCGGTCGTCTTCGACATCGGCGCGCCGGCGGAGCGGCTGCGCGAGCTGGACCAGGGGCAGATTCTCGATCTCGCGCTCGCCGAGACGCCCGCGGCGCTCAATGACGCGATTTTGGCGCTGCCGGTGGACGCGCTCTGGAAAAAGCGGGGGCCTTACACGTCACGGTCATATCCGCGCCTCGTCGAGGACTATTATGGGGTGCGAGCCTGA
- a CDS encoding ATP-dependent helicase, whose amino-acid sequence MTRPLPTEEFTPREGGIAARASALAGRNPFLDALNPEQRAAVETIDGPLLVLAGAGTGKTRVLTTRIAHILASAKARPWEILAVTFTNKAAREMRERVETLAGPGAEALQWLGTFHAISAKILRRHAELVGLKSNFTILDTDDQIRLLKQVLQAENVDDKRWPPRALAHQIDAWKNRGLSPAQVPAGEARSFADGKGGKLYALYQERLKALNAVDFGDLLLEALRLFRENADVLDDYRQRFRYILVDEYQDTNTAQYLWLRLIAQGRHNVCCVGDDDQSVYGWRGAEVENILRFEKDFPGAKIVRLERNYRSTGHILAAASHLIAHNEGRLGKTLFTEGADGDKPTVTGVWDSEEEARAIGEDIEQLQRKGQDLDEVAILVRASFQMREFEDRFITLGLPYRVIGGPRFYERLEIRDALAYLRCVAQPFDDLAFERIVNTPKRGLGDATLQVLHDYSRQASVPLTQAARVLVETEELKPKPRATLRNLMADFDRWRGLIDTTPQNELAELVLDESGYTQMWRDDKTPEAAGRLENLKELVRAMEEFPDLAGFLEHVSLVMETDEAADQRRVSIMTLHGAKGLEFETVYLPGWEEGLFPHQRSLDDNGRAGLEEERRLAYVGVTRAKRRLKIFFATNRRIHGLWQSTIPSRFLDELPASDVEVTEAAGASQYGSYGVSRFANMDSYGSSYSTPGWKRAQATRESARESGPAARRRAPLTIQGEVLAKSTSSSRFAVGVRVFHQKFGPGTVAAVDGNKLSVDFDKAGRKMVLESFVEQG is encoded by the coding sequence TTGACACGTCCGCTTCCGACGGAGGAATTCACGCCGCGCGAGGGCGGCATAGCGGCGCGGGCCTCGGCGCTCGCCGGCCGCAATCCGTTTCTCGACGCGCTCAATCCCGAGCAGCGCGCCGCCGTCGAGACGATCGACGGCCCGCTGCTGGTGCTGGCCGGCGCCGGCACCGGCAAGACGCGCGTGCTGACGACGCGCATCGCCCATATTCTCGCCAGCGCCAAGGCGCGGCCGTGGGAAATCCTCGCCGTCACCTTCACCAACAAGGCCGCGCGCGAGATGCGCGAGCGCGTCGAGACGCTCGCCGGCCCGGGCGCCGAGGCGCTGCAATGGCTCGGCACGTTTCATGCGATCAGCGCCAAGATCCTGCGCCGCCACGCCGAGCTGGTCGGGCTCAAATCCAATTTCACCATTCTCGACACCGACGACCAGATTCGCCTCTTGAAGCAGGTGCTCCAGGCCGAGAATGTCGATGATAAGCGCTGGCCGCCGCGCGCCCTCGCGCATCAGATCGACGCGTGGAAGAACCGCGGACTCTCGCCCGCGCAAGTGCCCGCGGGCGAGGCGAGGAGCTTCGCCGACGGCAAGGGCGGCAAGCTCTATGCGCTCTATCAGGAGCGATTGAAGGCGCTCAACGCCGTCGACTTCGGCGATCTGCTGCTCGAGGCCTTGCGCCTGTTCCGCGAGAACGCCGATGTGCTCGACGACTATCGGCAGCGCTTCCGCTATATTCTCGTCGACGAATATCAGGACACCAACACTGCGCAATATCTGTGGCTGCGCCTCATCGCGCAGGGGCGCCACAATGTCTGTTGCGTCGGCGACGACGATCAGAGCGTCTATGGGTGGCGCGGCGCCGAGGTCGAGAACATATTGCGCTTCGAGAAGGATTTCCCCGGCGCCAAGATCGTGCGGCTCGAGCGCAATTACCGCTCCACCGGCCATATTCTCGCGGCCGCCTCGCATCTCATCGCCCATAATGAAGGCCGGCTCGGCAAGACCTTGTTCACCGAGGGCGCCGACGGCGACAAGCCGACCGTCACCGGCGTCTGGGACAGCGAGGAGGAGGCGCGTGCGATCGGCGAGGATATCGAGCAATTGCAGCGCAAGGGGCAGGATCTCGATGAGGTCGCCATTCTGGTGCGCGCCTCGTTCCAGATGCGCGAGTTCGAGGATCGCTTCATCACGCTCGGCCTGCCTTATCGCGTGATCGGCGGCCCGCGCTTCTATGAGCGGCTCGAGATCCGCGACGCGCTCGCCTATCTGCGCTGCGTCGCGCAGCCCTTCGACGATCTCGCCTTCGAGCGCATCGTCAACACGCCCAAGCGCGGGCTCGGCGACGCCACGCTGCAAGTGCTGCATGATTATTCGCGGCAGGCGTCGGTTCCGCTGACGCAGGCGGCGCGCGTCCTCGTCGAGACCGAGGAGCTGAAGCCCAAGCCTCGCGCGACGCTGCGCAATCTGATGGCCGATTTCGACCGCTGGCGCGGGCTCATCGACACGACGCCGCAGAACGAATTGGCCGAGCTGGTGCTCGATGAATCCGGTTATACGCAGATGTGGCGCGACGACAAGACGCCCGAGGCCGCCGGCCGCTTGGAGAATTTGAAAGAGCTGGTGCGGGCGATGGAGGAGTTCCCCGATCTCGCCGGCTTCCTCGAGCATGTGTCGTTGGTGATGGAGACCGACGAGGCCGCCGATCAGCGGCGCGTGTCGATCATGACGCTGCATGGCGCCAAGGGCCTCGAGTTCGAGACCGTCTATCTCCCCGGCTGGGAGGAGGGACTGTTCCCGCATCAGCGCTCGCTCGACGACAATGGCCGCGCCGGCCTCGAGGAGGAGCGCCGCCTCGCTTATGTCGGCGTCACCCGCGCCAAGCGCCGCCTCAAGATCTTCTTCGCCACCAATCGCCGCATTCACGGCCTGTGGCAATCGACCATCCCCTCGCGTTTCCTCGACGAATTGCCGGCATCGGATGTGGAGGTGACGGAGGCGGCGGGCGCCTCGCAATATGGCTCCTATGGCGTGTCGCGCTTCGCCAATATGGATTCATACGGCTCGAGCTATTCGACGCCGGGCTGGAAGCGCGCCCAGGCGACGCGAGAGTCGGCGCGCGAATCGGGGCCGGCCGCGCGGCGCCGCGCGCCTTTGACCATTCAAGGCGAGGTGCTGGCGAAGTCGACGAGCTCGTCACGCTTTGCCGTCGGCGTCCGCGTGTTCCATCAGAAATTCGGTCCCGGCACGGTGGCGGCGGTGGACGGCAATAAGCTGTCCGTCGATTTCGACAAGGCCGGGCGCAAGATGGTGCTGGAGAGCTTCGTCGAGCAAGGGTGA
- a CDS encoding antitoxin Xre/MbcA/ParS toxin-binding domain-containing protein has translation MATAVSRILDHLRSDGGLQGKDIANIVAVSPATVSRWSNGKATPDLRTQTVIAELRYVVDRLSDFYTPDETRLWLHAKHPMLNGERAIDLINSGRTEAVLAVIEALASGAYS, from the coding sequence ATGGCGACCGCCGTCAGCCGGATACTCGATCATCTGCGCAGCGATGGGGGCCTGCAGGGGAAAGACATTGCGAATATCGTCGCCGTGTCGCCCGCCACCGTTTCTCGCTGGTCGAACGGCAAGGCGACGCCCGATCTGCGGACTCAGACGGTCATCGCAGAGCTGCGCTATGTCGTCGATCGCTTGTCGGATTTTTATACGCCCGACGAGACGCGGCTGTGGCTCCACGCCAAGCACCCGATGTTGAACGGCGAGCGCGCGATCGATCTCATCAATTCCGGGCGAACCGAGGCCGTGCTCGCCGTCATCGAGGCGCTCGCCTCGGGCGCTTACAGCTGA
- a CDS encoding phytoene desaturase family protein yields MAEAKQFDVVVIGSGLGGLTAGALLAKQGYGVCLIERNFSLGGAASVYKVGSLTVEASLHQTSDPRDPRDVKHRILDELGILNEIEWIPTGPLYTVSGGPLDEPFTLPVGFAAAKDALSARFPAKAKAIHSFLDRIDQIQDSLWNLSAAREERSIARLAKGLAEIAPVAADWRASLSDVLAREFGEEEGLKAALAANLFYYGDDPKRMWFVFYALAQGGYIGSGGAYIKGGSRQLSLKLAKTITKAGGVVKLGRNASAIELDGEGRPVAVRHVARKSGEDEERVTARAVLANCGPNVAADLLPEAARAAMGEAFGTRALSTSLFCAHYGLSAKPQTIGLADYSSIVLPAEMRRFDDYGAGASLLADAPKGPLPAYGIANFSAIDSGLWEETPILLSVLGLDRMDNWRGLSRDDARARREQWLDALQARLERDYPGFSGLVQERTLLNAQSMAGYLNTPDGAVYGFASLPPTESILSGFPRTPRTPVPGLYLSSAFGGEHGFNGAMLSGAEAAKLAGAELAGG; encoded by the coding sequence GTGGCGGAAGCAAAGCAATTCGATGTGGTGGTGATCGGCTCGGGCCTCGGCGGCCTGACCGCGGGGGCGCTGCTCGCCAAGCAAGGCTATGGCGTCTGCCTGATCGAGCGCAATTTCAGCCTCGGCGGCGCCGCCTCGGTCTATAAGGTCGGCTCGCTGACGGTCGAGGCCTCGCTGCATCAGACTTCCGACCCGCGCGATCCGCGCGACGTCAAGCACCGCATCCTGGACGAGCTCGGCATTCTGAACGAGATCGAATGGATTCCGACCGGGCCGCTCTACACGGTGAGCGGCGGGCCGCTGGACGAGCCCTTCACTCTGCCGGTCGGCTTCGCCGCGGCCAAGGACGCGCTGTCGGCGCGCTTTCCCGCCAAGGCCAAGGCGATCCATTCCTTTCTCGACCGCATCGATCAGATCCAGGATTCCTTGTGGAATCTCTCCGCCGCGCGCGAGGAGCGCTCCATCGCCAGACTGGCGAAGGGACTAGCGGAGATCGCGCCGGTCGCCGCCGACTGGCGCGCCTCGCTCTCCGATGTGCTCGCGCGCGAGTTCGGCGAGGAGGAGGGGCTGAAGGCCGCGCTCGCCGCCAATCTCTTCTATTATGGCGATGATCCGAAGCGCATGTGGTTCGTCTTCTATGCGCTGGCGCAGGGCGGCTATATCGGCTCGGGCGGCGCCTATATCAAAGGAGGCTCGCGGCAGCTGAGCCTCAAGCTCGCCAAGACGATCACCAAGGCCGGCGGCGTGGTGAAGCTCGGCCGCAATGCGAGCGCCATCGAGCTCGACGGCGAGGGCCGCCCCGTCGCCGTCCGCCATGTGGCGCGCAAATCCGGCGAGGACGAGGAGCGCGTCACCGCGCGCGCGGTGCTCGCCAATTGCGGGCCGAATGTCGCCGCCGATCTGCTGCCGGAGGCGGCGCGCGCGGCGATGGGCGAGGCCTTCGGGACGCGGGCGCTGTCGACCTCGCTGTTCTGCGCGCATTACGGCCTCTCCGCCAAGCCGCAGACCATCGGCCTCGCCGATTATTCGAGCATCGTGCTGCCGGCGGAGATGCGCCGCTTCGACGATTACGGCGCCGGCGCGAGCCTGCTCGCCGATGCGCCGAAGGGTCCGCTGCCGGCCTATGGAATCGCCAATTTCAGCGCCATCGATTCGGGGCTGTGGGAGGAGACGCCGATCCTGCTCAGCGTGCTCGGGCTCGATCGGATGGACAATTGGCGGGGGCTCTCGCGCGACGACGCGCGGGCGCGGCGCGAGCAATGGCTCGACGCGCTGCAGGCGCGGCTCGAGCGCGATTATCCGGGCTTCTCGGGCCTCGTGCAGGAGCGCACGCTGCTCAATGCGCAATCCATGGCGGGCTATCTCAACACGCCGGACGGCGCGGTCTATGGCTTCGCCTCGCTGCCGCCGACCGAGTCGATCCTCTCGGGCTTTCCGCGCACCCCGCGCACGCCGGTGCCGGGGCTCTATCTGTCTTCGGCCTTCGGCGGCGAGCATGGCTTCAATGGCGCCATGCTGTCGGGGGCGGAAGCGGCGAAGCTGGCGGGAGCCGAGCTGGCGGGCGGGTGA
- a CDS encoding Crp/Fnr family transcriptional regulator: MSESPSLRDAPLFASVDGQTLQRLTRDSKVEYFHDGATIFRQGDRALCVVVVLDGYVKLSSTSACGDETLVNICSIGESLYEALTPDGENYRIGAEAIGEVCAMKLSAARFRDALRDSSSLCGAVIAEASRKVSALIGEIESLKGLNADQRLARFILSLCPPGEDSCCIRLPYDKRLIAARLGVKQETLSRSFARLRDVGVRTEMRDVLVESVPRLAAECFGDNAASADRRETADSRDTVA, from the coding sequence ATGTCGGAGTCGCCGTCGCTGAGGGACGCGCCGCTGTTCGCGTCTGTCGATGGACAGACGTTGCAGCGCCTGACGCGCGACTCCAAGGTCGAATATTTCCATGACGGCGCGACGATCTTCCGCCAGGGCGACCGCGCGCTCTGCGTCGTCGTCGTGCTCGACGGCTATGTGAAATTGTCGAGCACCAGCGCCTGCGGCGACGAGACGCTCGTCAATATCTGCTCGATCGGCGAGAGCCTCTATGAAGCGCTGACTCCGGACGGCGAGAACTATCGCATCGGCGCCGAGGCGATCGGCGAGGTCTGCGCGATGAAATTATCGGCGGCGCGCTTTCGCGACGCCCTGCGCGATTCCTCCTCGCTCTGCGGCGCCGTGATCGCCGAGGCCTCGCGCAAGGTGAGCGCGCTCATCGGCGAGATCGAATCGCTCAAGGGACTGAACGCCGATCAGCGCCTCGCGCGCTTCATTCTCTCTCTGTGTCCGCCGGGCGAGGACAGCTGCTGCATTCGCCTGCCTTACGACAAGCGGCTGATCGCGGCGCGTCTCGGCGTGAAGCAGGAGACGCTCTCGCGCTCTTTCGCGCGGCTGCGCGACGTCGGCGTGCGCACGGAAATGCGCGACGTGCTGGTCGAGAGCGTGCCCCGACTCGCCGCCGAATGTTTCGGCGACAACGCAGCGAGCGCCGATCGTCGCGAGACGGCCGACAGTCGCGACACGGTGGCGTGA
- the recO gene encoding DNA repair protein RecO, translating into MEWRDEGLVIGVRRHGESAVILELMTRAHGRHMGLVRGGSGRALRSVLQVGNSVEVLWRARLEEHLGAFAVEPLRSRAARLIDRAFALHGVAHLAALLRLLPERDAQRELFEMAELIADRLDSLDLAPALMARFELALLQALGFGLDVERCALTGATQDLAFVSPKTGRAVTRDAGAPWRDRLLPFPPFLQDCARAPADASELAAAFRLTGHFLARDVFTPRGLEAPQARALYVGAAARG; encoded by the coding sequence ATGGAATGGCGGGACGAAGGGCTCGTCATCGGCGTGCGCCGCCACGGCGAGTCCGCGGTGATTCTGGAGCTGATGACGCGCGCGCACGGCCGCCATATGGGCCTCGTGCGCGGCGGCTCCGGCCGCGCCCTTCGGTCGGTCCTGCAGGTCGGCAACAGCGTCGAGGTCCTGTGGCGGGCGCGGCTCGAGGAGCATCTCGGCGCCTTCGCCGTGGAGCCTCTGCGCTCGCGCGCGGCGCGGCTCATCGACCGCGCCTTCGCTCTGCATGGCGTCGCCCATCTCGCCGCGCTGCTGCGCCTGCTGCCGGAACGCGACGCGCAACGGGAGTTATTCGAGATGGCCGAACTGATCGCCGATCGGCTCGATTCGCTCGATCTCGCTCCCGCGCTGATGGCGCGTTTCGAGCTGGCTCTGCTGCAGGCGCTCGGCTTCGGCCTCGATGTCGAGCGCTGCGCTCTGACCGGGGCGACGCAGGATCTCGCCTTCGTCTCGCCCAAGACCGGCCGGGCGGTGACCCGCGACGCCGGCGCGCCCTGGCGCGACCGCCTGCTGCCCTTCCCGCCCTTTCTGCAGGATTGCGCCCGCGCCCCGGCCGATGCGTCCGAGCTGGCGGCGGCCTTCCGCCTCACCGGCCATTTCCTCGCCCGCGACGTCTTCACCCCGCGCGGCCTCGAGGCCCCCCAGGCCCGCGCGCTCTATGTGGGCGCGGCGGCGCGGGGGTGA
- the metW gene encoding methionine biosynthesis protein MetW codes for MNASSPLPPRAVRVDLAAVAAMVAPGARVLDVGCGDGALLQWLAATRQVDGRGVELSQRGVNDCVAKGLSVIQGDADTDLSDYPTDGFDYVILSQTLQATRRPKDVLVNMLRIGRRAIVSFPNFGHWRVRLSLMLHGRMPLTPTLTDSWYETQNIHLCTIKDFVELVDDIGAHIERGVALDHSGQPIRVNAPWWVWNLLGAQAIFLLERNERKNFSESP; via the coding sequence GTGAACGCTTCCTCCCCTCTCCCGCCGCGCGCGGTTCGCGTCGATCTCGCCGCCGTCGCCGCCATGGTGGCGCCGGGCGCCCGCGTGCTGGATGTCGGCTGCGGCGACGGGGCGCTGCTGCAATGGCTCGCCGCGACAAGGCAGGTCGACGGTCGCGGCGTCGAATTGTCCCAGCGCGGCGTCAATGATTGCGTCGCCAAGGGGCTCTCGGTCATTCAGGGCGACGCCGACACCGATCTCTCCGATTATCCGACCGACGGATTCGACTACGTGATCCTGTCGCAGACGCTGCAGGCGACGCGCCGGCCCAAGGATGTGCTCGTCAACATGCTGCGCATCGGCCGCCGCGCCATCGTCTCCTTTCCCAATTTCGGCCATTGGCGCGTGCGCCTGTCGCTGATGCTGCATGGGCGCATGCCCCTCACGCCCACGCTGACCGACAGCTGGTACGAGACGCAGAATATTCATCTCTGCACCATCAAGGATTTCGTCGAGCTCGTCGACGATATCGGCGCGCATATCGAGCGCGGCGTGGCGCTCGATCATTCCGGCCAGCCGATTCGCGTCAACGCGCCCTGGTGGGTGTGGAACCTGCTCGGCGCGCAGGCGATCTTTCTGCTGGAGCGCAATGAGCGAAAAAATTTCTCGGAGTCTCCGTAA
- a CDS encoding DUF1737 domain-containing protein: MSNGRGKRSTVYRYLTGPDDAEFCKRVTEALSLGWSLYGSATLTFDTVKGRVICGQAITKDVYDFEYTADVKLSEL, from the coding sequence ATGTCCAACGGGCGAGGCAAGAGGTCCACCGTCTATCGCTATCTGACCGGGCCGGACGACGCGGAATTTTGTAAACGCGTCACCGAGGCGCTGAGCCTCGGCTGGTCGCTCTATGGCTCGGCGACGCTGACCTTCGACACGGTGAAGGGCCGGGTGATCTGCGGCCAGGCGATCACCAAGGATGTCTATGATTTCGAATATACGGCGGATGTGAAGCTCTCGGAGCTATAG
- a CDS encoding RES family NAD+ phosphorylase, whose product MAADIRKARDLQILDAVDALPREPFDGRVWRVAPTGRDPALGGPSLSRWCNGAFDVLYTSLERDGAVAEVHALLSLQPVFPSKPVWLCFELAVRATKTLRIADLSALQTLGVEIADYRRRSYEQTQDIADAAFFLGFDGLMAPSARRPCASLVLFTSRLDPADVEVVSEGGDPIDWSDWKSRSPVAGA is encoded by the coding sequence ATGGCCGCAGATATTCGCAAGGCGCGCGATCTGCAGATTCTCGATGCGGTCGACGCCTTGCCGCGCGAGCCATTCGACGGGCGCGTCTGGCGCGTCGCGCCGACGGGACGCGACCCGGCTCTCGGCGGTCCTTCTCTGAGCCGCTGGTGCAACGGCGCGTTCGACGTGCTGTATACGTCGCTGGAGCGAGACGGCGCCGTCGCGGAAGTGCATGCGCTCTTGTCGCTGCAGCCCGTCTTTCCGTCGAAGCCGGTCTGGCTCTGCTTCGAGCTGGCCGTTCGCGCGACCAAAACGCTGCGCATCGCCGATCTGTCGGCCTTGCAGACCCTCGGCGTCGAGATTGCGGACTATCGCCGTCGCAGCTACGAGCAAACGCAGGACATAGCGGACGCCGCGTTTTTTCTGGGGTTCGACGGACTAATGGCGCCGAGCGCGAGACGGCCTTGCGCCAGTCTCGTCTTGTTCACGTCTCGGCTCGATCCCGCCGACGTCGAGGTCGTGTCCGAGGGGGGCGATCCGATCGACTGGAGCGATTGGAAGTCGCGTTCGCCCGTGGCGGGAGCGTAG
- a CDS encoding DUF6460 domain-containing protein, whose translation MSAIDNFLGGSPLQVFVKLLFVSLVVGALLMWLELRPIDLLHGVQRFFDHISSLGVGAVKLVGEYVLTGALIVVPAFLVLRLLKLGGGR comes from the coding sequence ATGTCTGCGATCGACAATTTCCTCGGCGGCTCGCCGCTGCAAGTGTTCGTCAAGCTCCTGTTCGTCTCGCTCGTCGTCGGCGCGCTGCTGATGTGGCTGGAGCTGCGGCCGATCGATCTGCTGCATGGCGTGCAGCGCTTCTTCGACCATATCTCCTCGCTCGGCGTCGGCGCGGTGAAGCTGGTCGGCGAATATGTGCTGACCGGCGCGCTGATCGTGGTGCCGGCGTTTCTGGTGCTGCGCCTGCTCAAGCTCGGCGGGGGGCGCTGA